In the SAR202 cluster bacterium genome, TGGGAAGCAAGTGGACGAGGGTGAGACTGCTGGACTTGAGACACGGCGGCAAGGGGTGGGCGGTGAGGAACGGGATGCTGCAGGCGAGGGGGCGGCTCAGGTTTTTGTGCGACGCGGACCTATCTATGCCGATTGAGCATATCGAGCGTTTCATGTCGGAGGAGGGGAGCAGGTGGGATGTGGTCATCGGGTCCAGGGAGGCGCCGGGGGCGAGGCGGATTGGGGAACCGTGGGGTCGGCACCTGATGGGCCGGATATTCAACACCCTGACGCGGCTTCTGGCAGCGCCCGGGATTAAGGACACCCAGTGCGGTTTCAAGCTGTTCAAGGACTATGCGGCGGAGCGTCTGTTCAGTTTGCAGCGGCTGGAGGGGTTTGGGTTTGACGCGGAGGTGCTGTTCCTGGCAAGGAAGCTAGGCTACAGCGTGGGGGAGGTGGGTATAGACTGGCGTTATCAGACTCGGAGCAAGGTGAGCCCGGTAAGGGACTCGCTCAGGATGGTGGCGGACCTGTTCAATGTGCGGTGGGCTTACCGGCGGGGCGTGTATAAGGACAAAGAGCAGCCCCAGTAAGAGACTAGGCTGGTAGGCTGAAAAAGCGGCTCCGCCTAGGGTATTGCTGGGAATACCGGCAGGCTGCTGGGACTTTTTCAGTAAATTGAGTCAAAAGGGACTTGACCAATTCCGCATCTTAATGTAAGTGTTAGTTATTGGCCGTATAACCTGTGAGAGAAAGGGGATGGGGGTAGCTATACCATGTCCATGGAACTGGCACACTCAATTGACGCAACGAAACTGCGTCGGGACAAGTCTAAGGAGGCGGTGCAGCTGGCGCTGGAAGGCAAGTGGCGCGAGGCTATCAACGTAAACAAGGATATCCTTTATTACTACCCTGAGGACGTGGAGAGCCTGAACCGGCTAGGGAAGGCCCACCTGGAAGTGGGCGAGTACCCGCAGGCCAAAGAGGCGTTTCAGAAGGCGCTGTCGATATCGCCGCACAACACCATCGCCAAAAAGAACGTGGCGAGGATAGCGCAGATGCCGCGGGGGGTGTCGTCGGCGCAGGAGGGCCGGAAGGTGGCGCCGAAGCTCTTTCTGGAGGAGAGCGGGAAGTCCGGGGTAACCTCCTTGCGCAGCCTAAGCTCCGCGAAGGTGCTGGCGGCCGCCGCCGCCGGCGACCCGGTGGAGCTTCAGGCTTCGGGGAACACGCTGTGCGCCAGGGGGAAGGACGGGCAGGCGCTGGGGCATGTGGAGACGAAGCTGGGGACGCGGCTGATGCACTTGATGAAGCAGGGGAACAGGTATGACGCGGCTATTTTGAGCGTAGACCCCGGGAAGGTATCGATTATTATTCGAGAGACGTACCACCACCCGTCGCTGATGGGGGTACAGTCGTTCCCGGCGACGGGGTCTGAGGAGTATCCAAGCTACGTCCGCGAAGCCGCGGTCAGCTACGACATTGAAAGCGAGCCTGACGACGAGCCGGAGGCGGACCCGATGTCCATGTGGACGGAGGACGGGGAGGAGGCGCCGGAGCCGATGCCGCGCCGCAGTTCCCGCTCGAAGGCGATGAGCGAGGAGGAGGAAGAAGAGGATGTGGAAGAGGAGGAAGAGTAGAGAGGAGTAATGCCAAGATAACCAATTCCTCTTTAACTTCCCCCTCGATTGGTATAAGTACTTAGGATTCAAACGGTTTAGTGAGACCAACCTGACAGCGAGAGAGATAACTGTGCTAGGCTCATGTGGACATCACCACTTGTGGTTCTCGCTAAAGCTCGCTGAAAACCCACAGTCAGCCGTGAGGATCGGCTAGACAACAGTCCCTCGATGAGGACATGGTCAACCCAAACCCGTGGAGAGAAGCCTACTCTTCTCTCATTAGTTCTCCCGGTTTCTATCCGCTACGCCCGTTGAAACCAGCCGGAGTTGAAACTTATGACAAATAGCGCAAACATTCTGGAAAGGGACAGACGGTTCAAGGCAGTCCGGGAGGCCATGGTCGACGAAGGACTTGTTGGTCTAATAATTGCGGGCCATGGCAGTAACTTCGGGCGGGGCTATATCCGCTACTTTGCAGATGTTCACATATGGGAGGACATCAGCTTAATATTCATACCTTTGGATGGCGATCCTGTGCACGTTCACGTCACATATTCCTTGCCTTCCATGCCTGACACACTCTGGATTCCCGACTTCCGCCAATGGCCCGAACCAGAGAAAGAGCTAGTTAAGGCCATTAGGGATAAGGGAGTCACTAATGGCAACTTAGGAATAGCAGGGTTCAAAAAGAGGTTTGCGATGGGCGTTTATGAAGCGCTCAAGGAAGGCATGCATGGCATAAAATTTGTCAATGCCGACAGGTTAGTTGACCGGATAAGAGCGTTGAAGAGTGACTTTGAGATCCAGAAGCTTCGGAGTCTATGGCAGATGTCCCAAGGCGCTATGGAGAGGTTTGTGGAGGTCGTAGGCCCGGGAGTGACCCAGCGCGAGGCTGCAGCAGAAGCTGCCAAAGTCATTCGAGCTGCCGGATCGTTCACC is a window encoding:
- a CDS encoding glycosyltransferase family 2 protein, encoding MIIPAYNEESRIGQTLELVTAYLRGQKYSWEVLVANDGSADGTAEIVKGVGSKWTRVRLLDLRHGGKGWAVRNGMLQARGRLRFLCDADLSMPIEHIERFMSEEGSRWDVVIGSREAPGARRIGEPWGRHLMGRIFNTLTRLLAAPGIKDTQCGFKLFKDYAAERLFSLQRLEGFGFDAEVLFLARKLGYSVGEVGIDWRYQTRSKVSPVRDSLRMVADLFNVRWAYRRGVYKDKEQPQ
- a CDS encoding tetratricopeptide repeat protein, encoding MSMELAHSIDATKLRRDKSKEAVQLALEGKWREAINVNKDILYYYPEDVESLNRLGKAHLEVGEYPQAKEAFQKALSISPHNTIAKKNVARIAQMPRGVSSAQEGRKVAPKLFLEESGKSGVTSLRSLSSAKVLAAAAAGDPVELQASGNTLCARGKDGQALGHVETKLGTRLMHLMKQGNRYDAAILSVDPGKVSIIIRETYHHPSLMGVQSFPATGSEEYPSYVREAAVSYDIESEPDDEPEADPMSMWTEDGEEAPEPMPRRSSRSKAMSEEEEEEDVEEEEE
- a CDS encoding aminopeptidase P family protein yields the protein MTNSANILERDRRFKAVREAMVDEGLVGLIIAGHGSNFGRGYIRYFADVHIWEDISLIFIPLDGDPVHVHVTYSLPSMPDTLWIPDFRQWPEPEKELVKAIRDKGVTNGNLGIAGFKKRFAMGVYEALKEGMHGIKFVNADRLVDRIRALKSDFEIQKLRSLWQMSQGAMERFVEVVGPGVTQREAAAEAAKVIRAAGSFTDLTLIQEGAFKGLPKDVPLRCDDWINFHLEVCGESGHWSEINVVCAFKGPDKFEQKLMEAEYSALKETRSAAKPGISLKELNETFLKVITDNGWELGEPAWHYSFHGQGMDAIEWPYFTPMPEGSEDTILEEGMVFSYHPHRDTIPAVRRPPKIFDGLVITKTGAETLTTDWDFLWRIKK